The following DNA comes from Nodularia sp. LEGE 06071.
AGATTGAAAAATGCTGGTCTTGGTTAAAAAGTCGAATCCGCAAACAGTTAGACCAGTTTGATTGTTTACGAGATGCCATTGAGGATGTCTTGCATTTTGCGTCCTAACCTCCTTGGCGGTTGCTATAAATAGGATGAGTAATCTTTGCGACACTAATATCATCAGTGAATTAACTCGCCCGATTCCAAATGCAGGGGTGATAGCATGGAGTGGCACTGTGACATCTATTAATTTAAGTGTTATTACAATTGAGGAAATTTATTATGCTTTAACAGCAAAGCCTAATTCTAGAATCCAGAATTGGTTTGAAATCTTTCTGATAAGTCACTGTAAAATTTTCCCTATTACTTCAGAAATTGCCAAGTCTGCGGGTGAATTGAGAGGTATTTTGAGGACTCAAGGTAAACCGCGATCACAAGCTGATATACTTATTGCCGCAACAGCTAAAATACATTCCATGACTCTTGTTACTAGAAATATTAAGGATTTTGATGGTTGTGGGATATCTACACTGAACCCATTTATTTAAATATTTCTCTGATCTCAGGAGTGCGATCGCCTTTACAAAAGTTTTAATCATTTTTTGGGTATTTTACGAAAAATGCCCTCAGATTTTAGTAAATCCAGGGAATTTCCAAGTTTATCAGCTCATTAGCTTTATCGCATAGTCACAAACTCTTCGGCAGAACTAGGATGAATACCTACTGTGGCATCAAAGTTAGCTTTAGTAGCACCCATTTTAACTGCGATCGCTTTTAAGTTTTTGAATGACTCCTATGATAGCCTATATGCTATCATATCCACATGGCGATTAAAATTGTAGTTGATACCAGCGTTTTTATTAGTGCGCTGATTAGCTCTCAAGGTTCCAGTAGAGAACTCATTCGACGCTGCTTGAAAGGTGAATATCAGCCTTTGATGGGAAATGCTTTATTTTCTGAGTATGAGTCGGTCATTCAACGATCAGAAATTATTGCTAAATGCCCTTTAACTAGTGAAGAAATTTCTGCTTTACTTGCATCACTGATGAGCGTAAGTAAATGGATTTATATTTACTACTTATGGCGACCTAATTTAAAAGATGAAGCTGACAACCACTTAATTGAATTAGCAGTTGCTGGAAATGCTCAAATTATTGCCACGCATAATGTCAAAGATTTCCAAAATGCTGAATTGTTATTTCCTAACTTATCAATATTAAAACCCGAAGCAGTTATTAGGAGTTAAACAACAATGGCAACTTTAACTATTCGTTTACCAGACGACAAGCACAACAGATTAAAAGAACTTGCTCAAGCCAAAGGTATAAGTATCAATAAGCTGATTGAAGAACTTTCTACTATCGCTCTAGCGGAATTTGATGCCAATACAAGGTTTAAAGCAATGGCCGCAATGGGTAACTCAGAAGAAGGCTTAATAATACTAGCTAAACTTGATGCTCAATTGTAGGATAGCAAAAAATCATAGATAGCAATGCCCTCAGATTTTAGTAAATCTAGGGCATTTTCAGGTTGATTAACGCATAGTTACAAACTCTTCGGCAGAACTAGGATGAATACCTACTGTGGCATCAAAGTTAGCTTTAGTAGCACCCATCTTAACTGCGATCGCCACTCCTTGTATAATCTCCGCAGCGCTGGTTCCTACCATGTGCGCCCCCACTACCTGATCGGTATTTTGATCAACCACTAATTTCATCATGGTTTTTTCATCTTTACCCGGTAAGGTATAGTACATCGGTCGAAAGCGACTGCGATAAACTTTCACCGCATCACCATATTTTTCTCTGGCTTCGGCTTCAGTTAAACCCACAGTTGCAGCTTCTGGTGTGGTAAAGATCGCTGTCGGTACATTTTCATAACTCATGGTGCGAGACTTGTTACCAAACACAGTATCTGCCAAGGCGCGACCTTCATTAATCGCCACAGGAGTTAAATTAATGTTATCTGTACAATCTCCCAGTGCATAGATATTGGCTTCACTGGTTTGACTGTATTTATCAACGACAACTGCACCATTCTCATCTAGCCGAACTTTGGTGTTTTCCAAACCTAATTTTTGCGTGTTGGGTTTGCGCCCTGTGGCTGCCAAACTGACTGCATCAACAATTACCGTTTCCTCAGAATCATCATTGCGGCGAACTGTCACCTTCAAGCCTGTGTCATTCTTCTCAATGGCAATTATTTCGCTATTGTTGAGAATCTTAATGCCGTGGTTACCCATTGCTTGCTGAATTTCAGTCTGCAAATCTTCATCGAAACCACGTAAAATTTTGTCATGACGAATGACTTGGGTGACTTCGCTTCCTAGTCCGTTGAGGATACAGGCAAATTCTGAACCAATGTAACCTCCCCCCAAAATTACTAGGCGCTGGGGTTGTTCTTTCAGGTGGAAGATATCATCGGAGGTAATGGCGTATTCAATTCCGGGAATTTCTGGCTTTACGGGATACCCACCCACAGCAATTAAAATCTTGTCGGCGGTGACTTGGCGATCGCCTACTTGAACCGTGTGAGCATCAATAAATTTACCGTATCCCTCAAAGACTTCAACTTTGGACTTATCCAGCATCCCTTTATAAATGCCATTCAGGCGAGTCACTTCATTATTGACCGCCGTAATCATTTTTTCCCAATCTAGAGAACTCTTGACTGCACTCCAGCCGTATCCTTGGGCATCTTCAAACAAGTCAGGAAAATGGGAAGCATAGACCATTAACTTTTTAGGGACACAGCCACGATTTACGCAGGTTCCGCCTAGTCGGTCAAACTCAGCAACCCCTACTTTTGCTCCATATTCCGCAGCCCGTCTGGCGGTTGCAATCCCACCAGATCCGGCACCAATTACAAATAAGTCGAAATCGTAACTCATGTGTCCCTCAAGTTTTAAATTTTCAATATGGCTACTGGGAACTGGGGAAGAGGCAGAGGGGCAGGGGGCAGGGGGCAGGGGGCAGGGGGGGAATAAATTGGACTTGTATCACAATCCTTTTCCTTTTCTCCGCGCTCCCATGCTCTCCCTCTTCTTCTGAGGACTGGGGACTGGGAAAGAGTTTTTCTCTTCCCCGATATCCAACACTCAATGTCCCGATATTCAATACCTAATTCCCAGTCCCTAAAATATTACACAGCAGCAGGAGTTTTAGCTTGTTTCAGGTAACCCAGCATGGTGTCTGCATCCGAAACTTCAAATGGGTCGGTGGGACAGTTATCTTCGTAACCAGCTTCAATGAAAATCTTTTCAATTTTGCCGTCATTCACGACCATTGAATAACGCCAAGAGCGCAGACCAAAGCCCAGGTTAGATTTATCAACTAACATCCCCATCTTGCGGGTAAATTCACCATTACCATCGGGGAGGAGCTTAACATTTGTAGCGCCTTGTTGCTTGCCCCACTGGAACATGACAAAGGCATCATTCACAGATACACAAACTACATCATCAATTCCCAAGGCTTTGAATTGGTCATAGAGTTCTTCGTAGCGGGGAAGGTGGGAGGTGGAACAAGTGGGGGTAAAAGCTCCAGGTAGTGAAAATACTACAACACGCTTACCAGCGAAAATATCTTGAGTGGTGCGGTCTTCCCAACGGAAGGGGTTAGTGCCACCAATGGACTCGTCGCGCACACGGGTTTTGAATACAACGTTGGGAACTTTTTCGATAACAGCCATATTAATCTTTTGATGAGTTGAGTGTTAGTTTGTGATTGCATTATGCTCACTTATATCAGAATAATTCTGATTTACGAAAATTTCAATAGTTATAAATACTTACTTATTTATTTTGTTCACATATAATACTAATTTATTTGTGGGGACGATTATAATAGGGAAATCGTTAACACGCAAAATGTAGCAGTAGATATGCAGCAAGAGGCACACACAATTATTCAAACCTTAAAGTCTAAGGGTTTGAGGGTGACTCCTCAGAGGTTCGCAGTTTATGCAAATTTGTTATCTCGGGCCGATCATCCTACAGTAGAAACCATCCTGGCGGATCTGAACAAAGATTTTCCGGTGTCATCTCAGGCGACTATTTATAGTTCTCTCCAAGCCTTGAGAGAGGTGGGACTTGTGCAGGAAGTTTTACTGGAAGAGGGTGTTTGTCGCTATGATGCGAATGTCGAACCGCATCATCATTTTTGCTGCCGCCGATGTGGTGCAATTGAAGATATTGCCTGGGAAACTTTCCAGTGTGTAGATATGAAGAGTCTCCGCCCTGGAATGCGTGGTGAAAGTTATGAAGTGACTGTTCGGGGTTGGTGCGATAGCTGTGAAATAGCTAGTTAAGTATTTTATCTAAAGACAGTAATAATTCATTGACAGTATAAGGTTTCGGTAAAAATGTCTGTGTACCAGTTTCAATCACTTCTTCTAACTTGGTTTTGGACATCAGACCACTGGTAGCAATAATTTTCACCTGGGGGTTAATTTTTTGCAAAGTCCGGATAGCGGTGAGTCCATCCAAGGAAGGTAACATCATATCCATGAGTACGGCACTAATTTTGTCTGCATATTTAGCATATAGTGCGATCGCCTCACTGCCGTCACTAGCAATTAAAGTCTGGTATTGGTGACTTTCCAGCGATGTTCTGGTGACATCTTGTATTGAGGGTTCATCATCCACAATCAGAATTAATTCCCCATGTCCCGTGGGTATTTCCACATCTTCAACAGCGAGTGTTTCCGTTCCCCCCACGGCTGGTAAGTAGACCTTAAAACTAGTACCATGTCCCACCTCGCTATACACGTTGATAAAACCACCGTGGCTTTTAGTAATCCCAATCACAGTAGAAAGTCCTAAGCCTGTGCCTTGTCCGACTGGTTTAGTGGTAAAAAATGGTTCAAAAATTCTATCTAAGGTTTCTTGCGGAATGCCAACTCCAGTATCCGTAACCGTAATCACTACATATAATCCTGCTTTTGCTTCCAAGTTCATCCGAGCATAATTTTCATCAACCACAAGATTCTCAGCAGATATAGTTAAAGTCCCCCGATTAGGCATAGCATCGCGAGCATTGACACACAGATTCATCAGTACCTGATGCAATTGGGTACTATCTCCAGAAACCAGCCATAAGTCGTTGGGGATATCAGTATTAATTTCGATAGATTTGGGGAATGTTTCTTTGACAATTTTGGCAATTTCTACAATTAGATGTCTGATTTGTAAAGTAATCCGCTTTCCTTCTACACCTCTGGCAAAAGATAGTACCTGCTTAACTAAATCCGCTCCCCGTCTCGCGTTGATTTCCAAGATTTCCAACAACCGCCGCGTCCGTTCATCAGCATCGGGGAATTTCAACGGTAGTAATTGCGCTCCTGCCAAAATCGGTGTGAGAATATTATTCAGGTCGTGAGCAATACCACTAGCCAGTGTACCGATACTTTCCAGACGTTGAGCGCGAAATAATTGTGATTCTAAACGCTTCTTTTCAGTAATATCCGTATCAACAATCAAAATTGACTTCGGCATTCCCTGTGCGTCGCGGACTAAACTCCAACGACTAGCTACCAGGAGTTCTTTACCAGTTTTAGTAATTTGAGTTAACTCGCCTTCCCACTTACCTTTAGTCATCACAGACAATAAAGCCTCGTGGTTTTCCTGCGCCGCTTCATTATCTAAAAGCTCGCTAGTATTTCTGCCCACAGCCTCTTGAACTGGCCAACCATAGAGATTTTCTGCACCTTTGTTCCAAAAGAGAATCTGGTTTTCTAAATCACATACACAAATTGCATCAGTGGTGATGTCTAGTAAAGCCGCTTGTTCACGAATTTTTGCTTCC
Coding sequences within:
- a CDS encoding type II toxin-antitoxin system VapC family toxin, with the translated sequence MSNLCDTNIISELTRPIPNAGVIAWSGTVTSINLSVITIEEIYYALTAKPNSRIQNWFEIFLISHCKIFPITSEIAKSAGELRGILRTQGKPRSQADILIAATAKIHSMTLVTRNIKDFDGCGISTLNPFI
- a CDS encoding putative toxin-antitoxin system toxin component, PIN family — its product is MAIKIVVDTSVFISALISSQGSSRELIRRCLKGEYQPLMGNALFSEYESVIQRSEIIAKCPLTSEEISALLASLMSVSKWIYIYYLWRPNLKDEADNHLIELAVAGNAQIIATHNVKDFQNAELLFPNLSILKPEAVIRS
- a CDS encoding toxin-antitoxin system HicB family antitoxin is translated as MATLTIRLPDDKHNRLKELAQAKGISINKLIEELSTIALAEFDANTRFKAMAAMGNSEEGLIILAKLDAQL
- the gor gene encoding glutathione-disulfide reductase — its product is MSYDFDLFVIGAGSGGIATARRAAEYGAKVGVAEFDRLGGTCVNRGCVPKKLMVYASHFPDLFEDAQGYGWSAVKSSLDWEKMITAVNNEVTRLNGIYKGMLDKSKVEVFEGYGKFIDAHTVQVGDRQVTADKILIAVGGYPVKPEIPGIEYAITSDDIFHLKEQPQRLVILGGGYIGSEFACILNGLGSEVTQVIRHDKILRGFDEDLQTEIQQAMGNHGIKILNNSEIIAIEKNDTGLKVTVRRNDDSEETVIVDAVSLAATGRKPNTQKLGLENTKVRLDENGAVVVDKYSQTSEANIYALGDCTDNINLTPVAINEGRALADTVFGNKSRTMSYENVPTAIFTTPEAATVGLTEAEAREKYGDAVKVYRSRFRPMYYTLPGKDEKTMMKLVVDQNTDQVVGAHMVGTSAAEIIQGVAIAVKMGATKANFDATVGIHPSSAEEFVTMR
- a CDS encoding peroxiredoxin; amino-acid sequence: MAVIEKVPNVVFKTRVRDESIGGTNPFRWEDRTTQDIFAGKRVVVFSLPGAFTPTCSTSHLPRYEELYDQFKALGIDDVVCVSVNDAFVMFQWGKQQGATNVKLLPDGNGEFTRKMGMLVDKSNLGFGLRSWRYSMVVNDGKIEKIFIEAGYEDNCPTDPFEVSDADTMLGYLKQAKTPAAV
- a CDS encoding Fur family transcriptional regulator, yielding MQQEAHTIIQTLKSKGLRVTPQRFAVYANLLSRADHPTVETILADLNKDFPVSSQATIYSSLQALREVGLVQEVLLEEGVCRYDANVEPHHHFCCRRCGAIEDIAWETFQCVDMKSLRPGMRGESYEVTVRGWCDSCEIAS
- a CDS encoding response regulator — protein: MAGKSIKVLLVEDNPGDVLLLQELLQEVTTAQVELQPFEQLFEALDCIARDSFDVILLDLSLPDSQGLDTFISMAHHAKATPIIVLTGLDDETLALRAMQSGAQDYLVKGQVTGDLLVRSMRYAIERQRSENALRQSEERFRVALKNSPIFVFNQDTNLYYTWVYNSMSGWTSQDMLGKHDFDLIPEKDAQRLTAIKHSVLTNGIGIREEVSITTPQGTRYYDLTVEPLRNESQEIVGITCAGIDVSESKLSEAKIREQAALLDITTDAICVCDLENQILFWNKGAENLYGWPVQEAVGRNTSELLDNEAAQENHEALLSVMTKGKWEGELTQITKTGKELLVASRWSLVRDAQGMPKSILIVDTDITEKKRLESQLFRAQRLESIGTLASGIAHDLNNILTPILAGAQLLPLKFPDADERTRRLLEILEINARRGADLVKQVLSFARGVEGKRITLQIRHLIVEIAKIVKETFPKSIEINTDIPNDLWLVSGDSTQLHQVLMNLCVNARDAMPNRGTLTISAENLVVDENYARMNLEAKAGLYVVITVTDTGVGIPQETLDRIFEPFFTTKPVGQGTGLGLSTVIGITKSHGGFINVYSEVGHGTSFKVYLPAVGGTETLAVEDVEIPTGHGELILIVDDEPSIQDVTRTSLESHQYQTLIASDGSEAIALYAKYADKISAVLMDMMLPSLDGLTAIRTLQKINPQVKIIATSGLMSKTKLEEVIETGTQTFLPKPYTVNELLLSLDKILN